The Planctomycetota bacterium nucleotide sequence GCGCCGATCGGAATCCGCCGCCGCAGTAGAGAACGAGCGGCGCATCGGGGTCGGGGATCTCCTTCTCGATGTCGCGCTCGATGACGCCCTTGCCCAGATGCAGAGCGCCCGGCAGATGACCGGCGGCGTATTCGCTTTCTTCGCGCACATCGACAAGCACAAACGGCTCACCGGCCTCGAGCATTGCACGCACATCGTCGACCGTGCATTCGTGAATGCGCGTCTTGGCGTCATTGACAATCTTGAGGAATCCGGGTGCGTGTTGCTTGCCCATGAGGCGATTGTACGGCCAAAGCGGCGGCGTGACCAATCGCCGCTCGCGCCATTGGTCATCGCGCAGCCGATCCGGTAATCTGTCCGCATGACGTTACTGGACTGGCTTGCGAAAAAGATGGGCCGGCTCTCCGTCCCGTTCACCACCGAGACGATCATCGGCGGGCAGATCGTGTTCTACGGATTGGCGCGCGCCAATCCGCAGACGGTCGCCGACATGGCGCTGATCTGGAACCAGGTGCTCGCGGGCGAATGGTGGCGGCTCGTCACGTTCATCTTCATCCCGCCGATTGAGAATCCGATTTTCGCCATTTTCACCTGGTACATCTTTTACTTGATGGGCACGGCGCTGGAGGGACACTGGGGCACGTTCCGGTATAACGTCTTCGTGCTGGTGGCGTACCTGGCGACCGTGGCGACGGCGCTATTGGTGCCGATGCTGCCGATGGCCAATACGTATATTCTGCTGACGGTTCTGCTGGCATTCGCGACACTTTATCCAAACTTCGAGTTGATGCTGATGTTCTTCTTTCCCGTGCGCGTCAAGTGGATCGCCATGGTGACCGGATTGCTCATTGCGTACGCCATTGTCGCCGGGGACAGGGTCAGTCAACTTGCCGCGGGGGCGTCGGTGGTGAACTATCTGCTGTTCTTCAGCCGGGACATTTTCCAGCGATTACGCTCCGGACAGCGCGGCATGGCGCGCCGGGCGGCGGCGTTTGCCGATAAAAACAAGGCGTTTCACGAATGCATCATCTGCGGCAAGACGGACAAGTCGCATCC carries:
- a CDS encoding sulfurtransferase encodes the protein MGKQHAPGFLKIVNDAKTRIHECTVDDVRAMLEAGEPFVLVDVREESEYAAGHLPGALHLGKGVIERDIEKEIPDPDAPLVLYCGGGFRSALAADNLQKMGYTNVRSMDGGWRGWTEAGLPTEKPA